In Mesorhizobium sp., one DNA window encodes the following:
- a CDS encoding mannitol dehydrogenase family protein: MTRLSSASSLPATVQAPAYNRATRGSGIVHLGTGAFHKAHQAVYTDDALAEGGDWMITGVSLRSGDVADQLNPQDGLYTLIVRGQEGTSARVIGSIARVLVAPREPEAVLAALTAPQTKIVSLTITEKGYGVDPKTGGLDRAHPSIAPDLANPRKPTGAVGFLVEALRLRRELGISPFTALCCDNLPHNGKVLKRLVGEFASAVDADLGVWIDANVTFPSTMVDRITPASTETTFADARRLTGCDDRAAVETEPFTQWVIEDDFVAGRPAWEVGGAIFARDVAPYEKMKLRMLNGAHSMLAYSGYIAGHQYVRDVMRDTALARLVARHMDAASRTLDPVPGVDLAAYKADLLARFANPAIAHQTYQIAMDGTQKLPQRLIEPAMATLRAGGSLDAYAFAVAAWMRYCLGMDEQGRTYALRDPREAEIATLLGEAGNDSASIVDRLLGLPGLFPDDLATAPEWRKAVQSRLERMLADGMRKAIERETRAA, translated from the coding sequence ATGACCCGGCTCTCCTCCGCCTCCTCGCTCCCCGCCACGGTCCAAGCCCCAGCCTATAACCGCGCGACGCGCGGGTCGGGCATCGTGCATCTCGGCACCGGCGCGTTCCACAAGGCGCATCAGGCGGTCTACACCGACGACGCGCTGGCCGAGGGCGGCGACTGGATGATCACCGGCGTCTCGCTGCGCTCCGGCGACGTCGCCGACCAGCTCAATCCGCAGGACGGGCTCTACACGCTCATCGTGCGCGGGCAGGAGGGCACATCGGCGCGGGTGATCGGCTCCATCGCGCGCGTGCTGGTGGCGCCGCGCGAGCCGGAGGCGGTGCTTGCAGCGCTGACCGCGCCGCAGACGAAGATCGTCAGCCTGACGATCACCGAGAAAGGCTACGGCGTCGATCCGAAGACGGGCGGGTTGGACCGGGCGCATCCCTCGATCGCGCCCGACCTGGCGAACCCGCGCAAGCCGACGGGCGCGGTGGGCTTTCTCGTCGAGGCACTGCGGCTGCGGCGGGAGCTGGGGATCTCTCCCTTTACCGCGCTCTGCTGCGACAACCTCCCGCACAACGGCAAGGTGCTGAAGCGGCTGGTCGGCGAGTTCGCGTCGGCGGTCGATGCCGATCTCGGCGTCTGGATCGATGCGAACGTCACGTTCCCCTCCACAATGGTCGACCGGATCACGCCGGCCAGTACCGAAACGACTTTCGCGGATGCCCGAAGGCTGACCGGCTGCGACGACCGCGCGGCGGTGGAGACCGAACCGTTCACGCAGTGGGTGATCGAGGACGATTTCGTCGCCGGCCGGCCGGCGTGGGAAGTGGGCGGAGCGATCTTCGCCAGGGACGTCGCGCCGTACGAGAAGATGAAGCTGAGGATGCTCAACGGCGCGCATTCGATGCTCGCCTATTCCGGCTACATTGCGGGGCATCAGTATGTCCGCGATGTGATGCGGGATACGGCACTAGCCCGGCTCGTGGCACGGCACATGGATGCGGCCTCGCGCACGCTGGACCCGGTGCCCGGTGTTGACCTCGCAGCCTACAAGGCCGACCTGCTCGCGCGATTCGCCAATCCCGCGATCGCCCACCAGACCTACCAGATCGCCATGGACGGGACGCAAAAACTGCCCCAGCGGCTGATCGAACCGGCAATGGCCACGCTGCGCGCGGGCGGATCGCTGGACGCCTATGCCTTCGCCGTGGCGGCCTGGATGCGGTACTGTCTGGGCATGGACGAACAGGGCCGGACATATGCGCTGCGCGACCCGCGCGAGGCGGAGATCGCCACGCTGCTGGGCGAGGCGGGAAACGATTCCGCGTCGATCGTCGACCGTCTGCTCGGCCTGCCCGGACTCTTCCCCGACGACCTCGCCACGGCGCCGGAGTGGCGCAAAGCCGTGCAGTCTCGGTTGGAGAGGATGCTGGCGGACGGGATGCGCAAGGCGATCGAGCGCGAGACGCGGGCGGCTTAG
- the xylB gene encoding xylulokinase has translation MYLGLDLGTSGVKALLIDGEQRIVASATGHLDVSRPYPGWSEQDPAQWVRATEDAMLALKASHPKDVAAVKGIGLSGQMHGATLLGSADEVLRPCILWNDTRSHKEAAALDADPMFRKISGNIVFPGFTAPKLAWVKANEPKLFAQVRKVLLPKDYLRLWLTGEHISEMSDSAGTSWLDTGGRKWSGELLAATDLDERHMPALVEGTAPGGTLRGAVAARWGMGGNVIVAGGAGDNAASAIGMGTVAQGRAFVSLGTSGVLFAANASYLPNPESAVHTFCHALPDTWHQMGVILSATDSLNWLCEITGRDAQELTAELGDTPTGPGKVAFLPYLSGERTPHNDAAIRGAFTGLGHESGRAALTQAVLEGVAFALRDNLEALRAAGTELSRVTAIGGGSRSRYWLGVIANSLGIAVDIPADGDFGAAFGAARLGLIAATSADPLAVCTPPATSATTEPDARLAPSYEDAWKRWRGLYPAIRSTSM, from the coding sequence ATGTATCTCGGACTGGATCTCGGCACGTCCGGCGTCAAGGCGCTGCTGATCGACGGCGAGCAGCGCATCGTCGCCTCGGCGACGGGGCATCTCGACGTGTCGCGGCCGTATCCCGGCTGGTCCGAGCAGGATCCGGCGCAATGGGTGCGTGCGACCGAGGACGCGATGCTGGCGCTCAAGGCCAGCCATCCGAAAGACGTCGCGGCGGTCAAGGGCATCGGCCTGTCGGGCCAAATGCACGGCGCGACGCTGTTGGGGTCGGCGGACGAGGTGCTGCGGCCGTGCATCCTGTGGAACGACACGCGCAGCCACAAGGAAGCCGCCGCGCTCGACGCGGATCCGATGTTTCGGAAAATCTCCGGCAACATCGTCTTCCCGGGCTTTACCGCCCCGAAGCTTGCCTGGGTGAAGGCGAACGAGCCGAAGCTCTTCGCCCAGGTGCGCAAGGTGCTCCTGCCGAAGGATTACCTCAGGCTTTGGCTGACTGGCGAGCATATTTCGGAAATGTCGGATTCGGCCGGCACGTCCTGGCTCGACACGGGCGGGCGGAAATGGTCGGGCGAATTGCTGGCGGCCACGGATCTCGATGAGCGCCACATGCCGGCGCTGGTCGAGGGCACCGCGCCCGGCGGTACCTTGCGGGGCGCGGTCGCGGCGCGTTGGGGCATGGGCGGCAATGTCATCGTTGCCGGCGGGGCAGGGGACAATGCGGCCTCGGCGATCGGCATGGGGACGGTCGCGCAAGGCCGCGCCTTCGTCTCGCTGGGCACGTCGGGCGTGCTGTTCGCGGCCAACGCCTCATATCTCCCGAACCCCGAAAGCGCGGTGCACACGTTCTGCCACGCGCTGCCGGACACCTGGCACCAGATGGGCGTGATCCTGTCGGCGACGGATTCGCTCAACTGGCTCTGCGAGATCACAGGCCGCGACGCACAGGAACTGACTGCAGAGCTCGGCGACACCCCGACCGGGCCGGGCAAGGTCGCCTTCCTGCCCTATCTCTCCGGCGAACGCACGCCGCACAACGACGCGGCGATCCGGGGCGCCTTCACCGGTCTCGGCCACGAGAGCGGGCGCGCGGCGCTGACGCAGGCTGTACTGGAAGGTGTGGCCTTCGCCCTGCGCGATAATCTCGAAGCGCTTCGGGCTGCCGGCACGGAGCTGTCGCGCGTCACTGCCATCGGCGGCGGCTCGCGCTCGCGCTACTGGCTCGGCGTCATCGCCAACAGCCTCGGCATCGCGGTCGACATCCCGGCCGATGGCGATTTCGGCGCGGCCTTCGGGGCGGCCCGCCTCGGCCTGATCGCTGCAACCTCGGCCGATCCGCTGGCCGTCTGCACACCTCCGGCGACCTCCGCCACCACCGAACCCGACGCCCGCCTCGCCCCGTCCTACGAGGACGCATGGAAGCGTTGGCGCGGTCTTTATCCTGCCATCAGATCAACCTCGATGTGA
- a CDS encoding ECF transporter S component, with translation MNQYGWTLREILIVAVLGAVFGVLYLAWVQVWLIAQAIFGPVTMDVVMGFWFIVSIIAAAIIRKPGAALLSELLAALVQVLLGSPAGLLLLVTGLVQGAGAEAVFAATRWKNYRLPVLMAAGVGAAVFSFIYTWIRFDYGALAPGLLVTMFVLRCLSGALLGGLAGHLVTEALYKTGVLSGLAIDRDRRSGHA, from the coding sequence ATGAACCAGTACGGCTGGACCCTGCGTGAAATCCTGATCGTCGCCGTGCTCGGCGCGGTCTTCGGCGTGCTCTACCTCGCCTGGGTGCAGGTGTGGCTGATCGCGCAGGCGATCTTCGGCCCGGTGACGATGGACGTGGTGATGGGCTTCTGGTTCATCGTCTCTATCATCGCCGCCGCGATCATCCGCAAGCCGGGCGCCGCACTCCTGTCGGAACTGCTGGCAGCGCTCGTGCAGGTGCTGCTCGGCAGCCCGGCCGGCCTGCTTTTGCTCGTCACCGGCCTCGTCCAGGGCGCCGGAGCGGAAGCGGTCTTCGCCGCGACCCGCTGGAAGAACTACCGTCTGCCGGTGTTGATGGCGGCAGGGGTCGGGGCAGCCGTGTTCTCATTCATCTACACCTGGATCCGCTTCGACTACGGCGCACTCGCCCCCGGCCTGCTGGTGACGATGTTCGTCCTGCGCTGCCTCAGCGGCGCGCTGCTCGGCGGCCTGGCCGGCCATCTCGTCACCGAGGCGCTCTACAAGACCGGCGTGCTCTCCGGCCTTGCCATCGACCGCGACCGCCGGTCCGGACATGCCTGA
- the xylA gene encoding xylose isomerase, with protein MTTGFFGDIKPVKYEGPDSTNPLAYRFYNPDEVVAGKRMEDHLRFSIAYWHSFAWPGGDPFGGQTFERPWFGETMEGARLKADVAFEMFTLLGTPYYCFHDADVRPEGKTFSESLGRFEEMVDIFATKQKQTGVKLLWGTANLFSNRRYMAGAATNPDPDVFAYAAATVKACIDATEKLKGENYVLWGGREGYETLLNTDMKREREQAGRFLSMVVDYKHRIGFKGTILIEPKPQEPTKHQYDYDVATVYGFLKDFGLEKEVKVNIEQGHAILAGHTFEHELATANALGIFGSIDMNRNDYQSGWDTDQFPNNVPEMALAFYEVLKAGGFKTGGTNFDAKLRRQSLDPQDLLIAHIGGMDCCARGLKAAAKMIEDKALSGPLEERYAGWKSAEGKAILSGKRTLEDLSERVVKKKIEPQPKSGRQEWLENVVNRYV; from the coding sequence ATGACCACGGGATTCTTCGGCGACATCAAGCCGGTCAAGTATGAAGGGCCGGACTCCACCAATCCGCTCGCCTACCGCTTCTACAATCCCGACGAGGTGGTCGCCGGCAAGCGGATGGAGGACCATCTGCGCTTCTCCATCGCCTACTGGCATTCCTTCGCCTGGCCGGGCGGCGATCCGTTTGGCGGTCAGACCTTCGAGCGCCCCTGGTTCGGCGAAACGATGGAAGGGGCACGGCTCAAGGCGGACGTCGCCTTCGAGATGTTCACGCTGCTCGGCACGCCCTACTACTGTTTCCACGACGCCGACGTGCGCCCCGAGGGCAAGACCTTCTCCGAAAGCCTCGGCCGCTTCGAGGAGATGGTGGACATCTTCGCCACGAAGCAGAAACAGACCGGCGTCAAGCTCTTGTGGGGCACGGCGAACCTCTTCTCCAACCGCCGCTACATGGCGGGCGCGGCGACCAATCCCGACCCGGACGTGTTCGCCTATGCGGCGGCGACGGTGAAGGCCTGCATCGACGCGACCGAGAAGCTCAAGGGCGAGAACTATGTGCTCTGGGGCGGGCGCGAGGGCTACGAGACGCTTCTCAACACCGACATGAAGCGCGAGCGCGAGCAGGCGGGCCGCTTCCTGTCGATGGTCGTCGACTACAAGCACCGCATCGGCTTCAAGGGCACGATCCTGATCGAGCCGAAGCCGCAGGAGCCGACCAAGCATCAGTACGACTACGACGTCGCGACGGTCTACGGTTTCCTCAAGGATTTCGGCCTTGAGAAGGAGGTCAAGGTCAATATCGAGCAGGGCCATGCGATCCTGGCCGGCCATACCTTCGAGCACGAGCTGGCGACCGCCAACGCGCTCGGCATCTTCGGCTCGATCGACATGAACCGCAACGACTACCAGTCGGGCTGGGACACCGACCAGTTCCCCAACAACGTGCCGGAGATGGCGCTGGCCTTCTACGAGGTGCTGAAGGCCGGCGGCTTCAAGACCGGCGGCACCAATTTCGACGCCAAGCTGCGCCGCCAGTCGCTCGACCCGCAGGATCTGCTCATCGCCCATATCGGCGGCATGGACTGCTGTGCGCGCGGGCTGAAGGCGGCGGCGAAGATGATCGAGGACAAGGCGCTCTCCGGCCCGCTGGAGGAACGCTATGCCGGTTGGAAATCGGCCGAGGGCAAGGCGATCCTCTCCGGCAAGCGCACGCTGGAGGACTTGTCGGAACGCGTGGTCAAGAAGAAGATCGAGCCGCAGCCGAAGTCGGGCCGGCAGGAATGGCTGGAGAACGTGGTCAATCGTTACGTGTGA
- a CDS encoding ATP-binding cassette domain-containing protein yields the protein MPDELVAWHDLTVRYPYQERDAVGPVTLSLRRGQRLLVLGPSGAGKSTLLATVNGLVPAAIPATVAGKAELAGRDATSRSPAEWSDTVAWLHQDAEQTLCGMSVADEIAFALENRHLPEDEIGRRVADAMQRTGISTAWRDRRTATLSGGERQLVALAAALAQDAALFIADEPTAHLAPEAAARLRALLLEPRAGRGVLVVDHRLDGLIGDIDRVAVLDADGRLFAEGEPRRLFRTHGADLAARGIWRPAAAELDEEFRRAGIALDVPPLSIEEALRALDRREEAPSNAAISAVRSFVASRCAVPPAASGAEPLARLTDAACAPLFGPVVLRNVTLDVRAGECLAILGRNGAGKSTLGATLAGLLRLHAGRRDGPPGGMAFQNPESQLMAGSVREEIAEALGRTVAKEKRFAQADRLLADWGLAGLERRHPFELSTGQKRRLALLALVAADRWPLLVLDEPTAGLDAAGVDALSHRLRSLAQGGRALAVVTHDMDFALKTCSRAVVVGDGGILADRPMIELARDEALLGQTGLEEPAATPALRWLEEHAPC from the coding sequence ATGCCTGACGAACTCGTCGCGTGGCACGACCTGACGGTCCGCTATCCCTACCAGGAGCGCGACGCGGTCGGTCCGGTTACGCTATCGCTGCGGCGCGGCCAGAGGCTCTTGGTGCTCGGCCCGTCCGGCGCGGGCAAGTCGACGCTGCTGGCGACGGTCAACGGCCTCGTGCCGGCCGCCATCCCGGCGACAGTCGCCGGCAAGGCAGAACTCGCGGGCCGAGACGCAACCTCGCGCTCGCCGGCCGAATGGTCGGACACCGTCGCCTGGCTGCATCAGGACGCCGAGCAGACGCTCTGCGGCATGAGCGTCGCCGACGAGATTGCCTTCGCACTGGAAAACCGCCACCTGCCGGAAGACGAGATTGGCCGGCGTGTAGCGGATGCTATGCAGCGCACCGGCATATCCACCGCCTGGCGCGACCGCCGCACCGCAACGCTGTCCGGCGGCGAGCGGCAACTCGTCGCGCTCGCCGCGGCACTGGCGCAGGATGCGGCACTGTTCATTGCCGATGAGCCGACCGCCCACCTGGCACCGGAGGCCGCGGCACGCTTGCGAGCGCTGCTGCTCGAACCGCGCGCCGGTCGCGGCGTGCTGGTCGTCGACCACCGACTCGACGGGCTGATCGGCGACATCGACCGCGTCGCCGTGCTTGACGCCGACGGACGGTTGTTCGCTGAGGGCGAGCCGCGCCGGCTGTTCCGCACCCATGGCGCGGATCTCGCCGCCCGCGGCATCTGGCGACCCGCCGCGGCGGAACTCGACGAAGAGTTCCGCCGAGCCGGGATCGCGCTCGACGTGCCGCCGCTGTCGATCGAGGAAGCCCTGCGCGCGCTCGATCGACGGGAGGAGGCGCCAAGCAACGCCGCGATCTCCGCCGTGCGGTCTTTCGTGGCAAGCCGATGCGCCGTCCCGCCCGCTGCATCCGGCGCGGAACCGCTCGCGCGTCTCACCGACGCCGCCTGCGCGCCGCTGTTCGGTCCGGTCGTGTTGCGCAACGTCACACTGGATGTGAGAGCCGGCGAGTGCCTCGCCATCCTCGGCCGAAACGGCGCAGGCAAATCGACTCTGGGCGCGACGCTGGCTGGCCTGTTGCGGCTGCACGCCGGCCGCCGCGACGGTCCGCCCGGCGGCATGGCCTTCCAGAATCCCGAGAGCCAGCTCATGGCTGGCTCGGTTCGTGAGGAAATCGCGGAGGCCCTCGGCCGGACGGTCGCGAAGGAGAAGCGGTTCGCGCAAGCCGACCGGCTGCTCGCCGACTGGGGCCTCGCCGGCCTCGAGCGGCGCCACCCGTTCGAGCTGTCGACGGGTCAGAAGCGACGGCTTGCCCTGCTCGCTCTGGTCGCCGCCGACCGCTGGCCGCTGCTGGTGCTGGACGAACCCACCGCCGGCCTCGATGCCGCCGGCGTGGACGCCCTGTCGCACCGGCTGCGATCGCTGGCGCAAGGCGGTCGGGCGCTGGCCGTCGTCACCCACGACATGGATTTCGCACTGAAGACCTGCTCGCGCGCGGTGGTGGTCGGCGACGGCGGCATTCTCGCCGACCGGCCGATGATCGAGCTCGCCCGCGACGAAGCCTTGCTTGGGCAGACGGGGCTGGAGGAGCCGGCGGCGACGCCTGCCCTGCGCTGGCTAGAGGAACATGCGCCATGCTGA
- the uxuA gene encoding mannonate dehydratase encodes MRQTWRWFGPKDKVSVEDARQAGVEGIVTALHHVPTGDVWRPEEIEKRQREVAFLPDGSMSGLRWEVVESLPVSEAIKTQTGHFKAHVEHYRRSLANLAAGGIEVVCYNFMPVLDWTRTDLAWRVAHGGRAMRFELPDFAAFDIHILKRKGAAESFPPHVVEEAAKRFAGMSEERRKQLASNVTAGLPGAVESWSLPELSEHLASYDGISPERLRQNLIDFLSEVVPVAQELGVRLCCHPDDPPFPLLGLPRIMSTEADYRAVLEAVDIPANGVTFCTGSLGARPDNDLPAMVRALADRIHFVHLRNVRRDSEDVPCSFFEDEHLGGQTDMVAVVAELLAEEKRRRAAGRADAEIPMRPDHGQDILDDLKRGAQPGYPAIGRLKGLAELRGVMAALGHPVAGRA; translated from the coding sequence ATGCGGCAGACGTGGCGGTGGTTCGGGCCGAAGGACAAGGTTTCGGTCGAGGATGCGCGCCAGGCCGGTGTCGAGGGCATCGTGACGGCGCTGCATCACGTGCCGACCGGCGATGTCTGGCGGCCCGAAGAGATCGAGAAGCGGCAGCGCGAGGTGGCGTTCCTGCCCGACGGCTCGATGAGCGGGCTGAGATGGGAGGTGGTCGAGAGCCTGCCGGTGTCGGAGGCGATCAAGACCCAGACCGGCCACTTCAAGGCGCATGTCGAGCACTACAGGCGCAGCCTCGCAAACCTGGCGGCGGGCGGTATCGAGGTGGTCTGCTACAATTTCATGCCGGTGCTGGACTGGACGCGCACCGACCTCGCATGGCGGGTGGCGCATGGCGGTCGCGCGATGCGGTTCGAACTGCCCGACTTCGCCGCGTTCGACATCCATATCCTGAAGCGCAAGGGCGCGGCCGAGAGCTTTCCGCCTCATGTCGTCGAGGAGGCGGCGAAGCGCTTCGCCGGCATGAGCGAGGAGCGTCGGAAGCAGCTCGCCTCGAATGTCACGGCGGGCCTTCCCGGCGCGGTGGAAAGCTGGTCGCTGCCGGAACTCTCCGAGCACTTGGCCAGCTATGACGGCATCTCGCCGGAGCGGCTGCGGCAGAACCTGATCGATTTCCTATCCGAGGTGGTTCCCGTGGCGCAGGAGCTCGGGGTGAGGCTCTGCTGTCATCCCGACGATCCGCCGTTCCCGCTGCTGGGCTTGCCGCGCATCATGTCGACCGAGGCGGACTATCGTGCGGTGCTGGAGGCCGTGGACATTCCGGCCAATGGCGTCACGTTCTGCACCGGCTCGCTCGGCGCCCGGCCCGACAACGACCTGCCGGCGATGGTGCGGGCGTTGGCCGACCGGATCCACTTCGTCCACCTGCGCAACGTCCGGCGCGACAGCGAGGACGTGCCGTGCTCCTTCTTCGAGGACGAGCATCTGGGCGGACAGACCGACATGGTCGCTGTGGTGGCGGAATTGCTGGCGGAAGAGAAGCGGCGGAGGGCCGCCGGACGCGCGGATGCCGAGATCCCGATGCGGCCGGACCACGGCCAGGACATCCTCGACGACCTGAAGCGCGGCGCGCAGCCCGGCTATCCGGCGATCGGGCGGCTGAAGGGGCTGGCGGAACTGCGCGGCGTCATGGCGGCGCTGGGGCATCCGGTGGCGGGGAGGGCGTGA
- a CDS encoding YkoF family thiamine/hydroxymethylpyrimidine-binding protein, with protein sequence MFSGAQISLYPMSDDFVGIILGALHALDPYRSDFRIETDDVSTLIVGPPDRLFPAMRDLFVAAASTGTHCVLHATVSRGCPGEPDDPICTPLSGAGTRADLAERIVLARDAVATAEPTGQGVAAQFSLYPLGAVQHMDEIYGCIDFLKASSVFDRSKNFCTKLRGDAGPVFATLGEAFLRFGAAEGHVAMDLTVSANSPSKI encoded by the coding sequence ATGTTTTCCGGCGCACAGATTTCCCTGTACCCCATGTCCGACGACTTCGTCGGCATCATCCTCGGCGCGCTTCATGCGCTCGATCCCTACCGATCCGACTTCCGCATCGAAACCGACGACGTCTCGACCCTGATCGTCGGACCGCCGGACCGGCTGTTCCCCGCCATGCGCGACCTCTTCGTCGCCGCCGCCAGCACCGGCACGCATTGCGTTCTCCACGCCACCGTCTCGCGCGGCTGCCCCGGCGAGCCGGACGATCCGATCTGCACGCCGCTCTCCGGGGCCGGCACCCGCGCCGATTTGGCCGAACGGATCGTGCTCGCCCGCGACGCGGTCGCAACCGCGGAACCGACCGGACAGGGCGTCGCCGCGCAGTTCTCGCTCTATCCGCTCGGCGCCGTCCAGCACATGGACGAGATCTACGGCTGCATCGACTTCCTCAAGGCGTCCAGCGTCTTCGACCGGTCGAAGAACTTCTGCACCAAGCTCAGGGGCGATGCCGGCCCTGTCTTCGCCACGCTCGGCGAAGCCTTCCTCCGCTTCGGCGCAGCGGAAGGACATGTGGCCATGGACCTGACGGTCTCGGCGAACAGCCCGTCCAAGATCTGA
- a CDS encoding energy-coupling factor transporter transmembrane protein EcfT, with protein sequence MLSRLHPLPKLVVCLAWVTASILVFDARFQAATILIATAALIVLERKSPFVVAALMVPFALFGFGFLTTSVLFREESDFALRMAGEAPLGSAAFSAGIVLFLRAVACGMVSALFALTTDPGGFIKALMANWRLSPRIGYALFSALHLVPDLAVQAQQIRLARAMRGGRPPRRIPGPFETASLVVPLLAYAIRRASRAATAMEVRGLDGGPRTITAAPRLRRGDGWFVLSALGLLGLLIVTAS encoded by the coding sequence ATGCTGAGCCGGCTCCATCCACTGCCCAAACTCGTCGTCTGCCTCGCCTGGGTGACGGCCTCGATCCTGGTCTTCGACGCGCGCTTCCAGGCTGCCACGATCCTGATCGCGACCGCGGCGCTGATCGTGCTGGAGCGGAAGTCGCCGTTCGTCGTGGCGGCGCTGATGGTTCCGTTCGCCCTGTTCGGGTTCGGCTTCCTCACGACCAGCGTTCTGTTCCGCGAAGAGAGCGATTTCGCGCTGCGCATGGCGGGCGAAGCACCCTTGGGCTCGGCGGCGTTCTCGGCCGGGATCGTGCTGTTCCTGCGCGCGGTGGCCTGCGGCATGGTGTCGGCGCTGTTCGCGCTGACCACCGACCCGGGCGGCTTCATCAAAGCACTGATGGCGAACTGGCGGCTGTCGCCACGCATCGGCTATGCGCTGTTCTCGGCGCTCCACCTCGTGCCCGACCTCGCGGTGCAAGCGCAGCAGATCCGCCTCGCGCGGGCCATGCGCGGCGGCCGCCCGCCGCGCCGCATCCCCGGCCCGTTCGAGACGGCGTCCCTCGTCGTTCCCCTGCTCGCCTACGCCATCCGCCGCGCCAGCCGCGCGGCGACCGCGATGGAGGTGCGCGGCCTCGACGGCGGTCCCCGTACGATCACCGCCGCGCCGAGGCTTAGGCGAGGGGACGGGTGGTTCGTGCTGAGCGCCCTTGGCCTTCTTGGCCTGCTGATTGTCACCGCGAGCTAA
- a CDS encoding tetratricopeptide repeat protein encodes MKDRLGLELTGANEASLVHYERGLRQLQTFAGDPVASANAAIEEAPGFVMAQMLKAWLYGLSTDRAAMDVARGIHASIKDQEMTAREAGHVAALGRLVGGEWNGAGETLAAVARDFPRDALALQAGHQIDFFTGNAPMLRDRIATALPHWDASMPGYHAMLAAHAFGLEETGDYAAAEAAGRRSVELEPHDGWGQHAVAHVMEMQCRQADGIGWMRGAFANGAEDSFMKVHNWWHLALFHYDLGLHDEVFALYDGPIYGDRSTLALNMVDASALLWRLHLGGVEAGERWQVLADNWLPLAEDGTYAFNDMHAMMAFAAAGRAGAIRTLLSAQEAAVEAGGDNAGFTRDIGLPATRGILAFEAGDYKTAAELLGPIRAIAHRFGGSHAQRDVIDLTLIEASIRSGDAARARRLAEERMIARPHSPLSAIFRDRAQKLAAN; translated from the coding sequence ATGAAGGATAGGCTCGGCCTGGAACTGACGGGCGCGAACGAGGCGTCGCTCGTTCACTACGAGCGAGGTCTGCGCCAGCTGCAGACCTTCGCCGGCGATCCGGTCGCATCGGCCAATGCGGCGATCGAAGAGGCTCCGGGCTTCGTCATGGCGCAGATGCTGAAGGCCTGGCTCTACGGCCTGTCGACCGACAGGGCGGCGATGGATGTCGCGCGCGGAATCCATGCCTCGATCAAGGATCAGGAGATGACCGCGCGCGAGGCCGGCCATGTCGCCGCGCTCGGGCGCCTGGTCGGCGGCGAATGGAACGGTGCCGGCGAGACGCTCGCCGCTGTCGCGCGCGATTTTCCGCGCGACGCGCTGGCGCTGCAGGCCGGTCACCAGATCGACTTCTTCACCGGCAACGCGCCCATGCTGCGCGACCGGATCGCCACCGCCTTGCCGCACTGGGACGCCTCGATGCCGGGCTACCACGCCATGCTGGCCGCGCACGCCTTCGGGCTGGAGGAGACCGGCGACTATGCCGCGGCGGAGGCAGCGGGGCGACGGTCGGTGGAGCTTGAGCCGCACGACGGCTGGGGCCAGCACGCGGTGGCGCATGTGATGGAGATGCAGTGCCGCCAGGCCGACGGCATCGGCTGGATGCGTGGGGCCTTTGCCAATGGCGCCGAGGACAGCTTCATGAAGGTGCACAACTGGTGGCACCTGGCGCTGTTCCACTACGATCTCGGCCTGCACGACGAGGTGTTTGCGCTCTATGATGGGCCGATCTACGGCGACCGGTCGACGCTGGCGCTCAACATGGTCGACGCGTCCGCGCTGCTCTGGCGGCTGCATCTCGGCGGGGTGGAGGCGGGGGAGCGCTGGCAGGTGCTTGCCGACAACTGGCTGCCGCTCGCCGAGGACGGCACCTATGCCTTCAACGACATGCACGCGATGATGGCATTCGCCGCCGCCGGACGGGCGGGAGCGATCCGAACCCTGCTTTCCGCGCAGGAGGCGGCAGTCGAGGCCGGCGGCGACAATGCCGGATTCACGCGAGACATCGGCCTGCCGGCGACGCGCGGCATCCTCGCCTTCGAGGCCGGCGACTACAAGACCGCGGCCGAACTGCTCGGACCAATCCGCGCCATCGCCCACCGTTTCGGCGGTAGTCACGCCCAGCGCGACGTGATCGACCTGACGCTGATCGAAGCGTCTATCCGCTCCGGCGACGCGGCGCGGGCCCGCAGACTCGCCGAGGAGCGCATGATCGCGCGGCCGCACAGCCCGCTGTCGGCGATCTTCCGGGACAGGGCGCAGAAGCTCGCGGCGAACTGA